Part of the Triticum urartu cultivar G1812 chromosome 2, Tu2.1, whole genome shotgun sequence genome, GTAGAATCGCATGAGCTACTCCTTGGCTGAGCCATCTCCATTGCATGCATGTTACGTGAGGTGGTGGAATGCTCTGCTCTGATTTCTGCTGCTCCAAGGCTGGATTTTAAGGCTGGATGGCACGTTTTGTTTTTGCTGAATTCTAGGTTCGACGCTGTTCGACTTCGCGTGGCACGTTTTGTTTTTGCTGAATTCTAGGTCCGACGCTGCCAATGTGCCGGCCCGTTTGCGCGCGCTTTCAGCGAAAGCTCTACCGTTCGACGCACGCGGGCGTTCAATAGGAGGTCTCTTCCTAAAAACGCCTCTTCCGTCTCCCCCGAAAAATTCCATCCCTAATTAGCGAGCCCAGTCGCGGCGGTGCCCGCTGCCGTCATCCTGCCTCCCAGTTGCGAACTGCTACTGCAGATGTGCATTGACGTCCGTGTCCTCTACCCTCCATGCACAGGACTACAGGTGCGTCCCTGCGTCCCATCTTTTCAATCTCCTATATATGGTATGTTGCGTTCTTCCATGGTAGCCATGGTGGCGACACGCGCCTCCGGCGTCCTTCCCTGGATGTCCCTTAGATGCTAGGTTAGCATAGTACGGCCTCCGACGTTCCGCGCCTGAAGCTGGGCCTCGACCGTGAGGAGATGGGGGACACAAACTGGTCGTAATCTGAGTCAAAGTCGGCCATTGAGGACACCGACGAGGTAGAATCGCATGAGCTACTCCTTGGCTGAGCCATCTCCATTGCATGCATGTTACGTGAGGTGGTGGAATGCTCTGCTCTGATTTCTGCTGCTCCAAGGCTGGATTTTAAGGCTGGATGAGCTGCTTATATAGAGGTTAGTAGATCCGAGCAGTTTCTAACACAAAGTATCCTTGCATGTTTTAACTCATTTTACCAAGAAACTGAAAAAAAAAAAGAGTTCAGCGTTATGCCTATTTGGTTTAAAGGAAATGTTCAAGATATGCATCCGATAAAATAAGAACGATGCATATAAGCGGAAAAAATAGTTCCGTTTGTCATGCATGCTACATCTTTTTATCCGACTTTTTAGGTCCAGGAATCGAGAGATCTGCCATGTAATTTTAAGTGCTTTTCAGATTAAGAATTTGCTTTGAGCTGTCATCTGACATTGACATAATCATTCCAGCATATTATAACGCAGATTCCTCATGTTAAACCATCTATCTGGTGCTATTTGTACGTGCAGCGGCATAAAAATTCTCAATTGATAAATAAAATAAAGTTACATCAATAGTACAAAATCGACTTTGCCCCATCACTTTTTGTGCAATGGGGTCCTCCCAGCATGTTGATTTTCATGATCTTATACCTAAAGCCCTGAACATATGTAACCCACGCACCATCTACATCGAGGCATTGTAATTGACAGTACTCAAAGACTTGACATATAtcctactccctcctttccggtttataagacTCAATTCAAAAATCTTACCAACCAAgatagatgatgagtggtggaatattttttgtagtttgcaaaagcacccaattaatgctcttgttttcctcaaaaaactaTGTTTACgaaatgcattaattgcaatgcatgcatgcataaagtgcatacattggtcagttttctcttaatacttgcatgcaatgatttaatgcaccttgaagtgtGAACATGTGATGGAGAACAatcaaattgagccttataaaatggaaaaactaaaattttgagataagccctataaaccgaaaaggagagAGTACTACTTTTGTGAATAAAATTCTCCTCTTTTATTAGTGGCATAATATGAGAAAGATATGTAAACTTAACTTTCATATTTCATGTTTTCAGATGTTTATGATATTATGATCATTATATCTCAGATATAAAGGACGAGCGCAGCAACGCGCGCCATTATGATCTAGTTTTGAATGATAGAAGACCAAGCTAACCCGTGCACATATATAAATAGCAGCGTCACTTCATTGCTGTGATGGATGGTGGTAGATCGGAGTCACTAGTGGTGTCCGTGGTATCCACTGCCGCCGCCGTAGGTGGGGGGGGGAAGGGCGGGGTGGTAGTCCGGGTGGGGCTGCGGCTTGGGCTCGGGCTTGGGCACGGGGCCGTAGTCCGGGTGGGGCTGGGGCTTGGGCTCCGGCTTCGGTGGCACGGGCTTCTTGTGGTGGAAGTGCTCGATGATGTGCTTTTTGATTGGCCCGCACAGGGTCACGGACGCGCACTCCGGCGATGCTGCAGACGGCGTGGCAATGCTCTCGCCGGCGATGATGCCGAAGGTGGTGCCCTTGGAAACAGGCACGATCTTGGATGGCTCCTGGCCGGAGCACCGTGCGTTGGAGGCGGCGCTGTGGAGCTGCGCGACGCAGTCAGCGCCGTGGAGGTCGGCGGCGAGGGGCACGGTGAAGGCGCCGGTGCCGTCGAGGG contains:
- the LOC125535330 gene encoding proline-rich protein 2-like; this encodes MAAPRALVLAVLLAIAVANAEAASVVVGLAKCADCTRKNLKAEEAFKGLQVAIKCKNVHGDYESKAVGALDGTGAFTVPLAADLHGADCVAQLHSAASNARCSGQEPSKIVPVSKGTTFGIIAGESIATPSAASPECASVTLCGPIKKHIIEHFHHKKPVPPKPEPKPQPHPDYGPVPKPEPKPQPHPDYHPALPPPTYGGGSGYHGHH